The DNA sequence CGCCCCTCGAAACACCATATCGTTCTCTCCCCACGGTCGCTTCGTCCTGGTTGCTGGCTTTGGTAACTTGGCCGGCCAAATGGACATCTATGATCTGGAAAAAAACTACTTCAAGATCGCTACTGTGGAAGCGTCGAATGCCAGTGTTTGCGAATGGTCTCCCGATGGAAAGTATATCCTGACGGCTACCACTAGTCCCCGTCTCAGAGTGGATAACGGTGTACGTTTGTGGCATGTCAGCGGTGCGTTGGTGTACAACGAAGAGATGCACGAGCTCTACGATGTGTTCTGGAGACCGCAGTCCACCACGCAGCACCCTCTTGGTGATCCGTTCCATCCGCTCCCGACACCTCACCCATCTGCTGTTGCGTATCTGAGCACTAGGAAGGCTCCTGTTAAACCTGCCGGTGCTTACCGCCCGCCGGGTGCTCGTGGTCAGCTTACGCCGCTTGCATTCAAGCGGGAAGATCAGGGCGGTGCTACCTTTATCCGAGACGGGGCAAACGGTGGAGCTCTGAACGGCTTGGGCAAGCCACGGAGACGTGAAATTCCCGGCGCTGATCCGGTCGAAGAATATCTTCCTCCGGGAGCCGCTCCTGGAGGAGGGGTTGTTCTGCCCCCGGGTGCGGATCAGCCAGAGAAGCTATCCAAGTCCGCCGccaggaacaagaagaagcgtgAGGCGAAGAAGCTAaaggatggtgaagatgggcAGCCTGCCCGCAGTCCGGAATCCCATGGGGATAAGGGCCACCACGAGCGTAGTCGCTCCAAGGCCAACAACTCTGAGCGCAAGAACGCGAACCAGGCCAATGGCGCGTCGCCTGCTTCGACCAAGCCGAACAATAACGCTGCAGTAGAAGCTGCGGGTACACCCACCgcacaagagaagaagatccgcgggcttctgaagaagatccgtgCGATCGACGAGCTGAAAATGCGTCTTGCGGGTggagagaagttggaggatACGCAGCTAAAGAAGATTCAGACTGAGGAATCGGTGCGCAAGGAGCTGGAATCGCTGGGTTTCAATGGATAGATGGGCGATCGAAGCCCTATATCAGTGAATCACACGAACACCTTGGATACGATTCACACTCTGGTTGGGCTATTGGTTCTGAATGTAAATATAGTCTACGTGGCTGATCTTGCTTTGTTCCGACTCTTTCTATCATCTGATGTCTATCTATGGCGTTCTATCCACCCCAACCGGGGGAGCTAGGgtatatgtactgtatatacattGGATGACTGAAAAGACCATGAATCATAAGCAACACAAATAAGACGAGAACATGTCCCGACAGCCGTTTCAATGACCGTCCGTAATCCCTTTCTTCACTTCCAACTGTTG is a window from the Aspergillus oryzae RIB40 DNA, chromosome 6 genome containing:
- a CDS encoding translation initiation factor 2A (predicted translation initiation factor related to eIF-3a): MAAPTQLAFRTVKGIGILDAAPVYEPLSGFERPEGNLRCSAYSPCGRYFAWASPEKVTVIDPSVGHIITNIPAENVFELGFSPLGTYLITWQRPSKDANGDAVKNLKVWKIVETAPDSNGDEHTIVGSYVQKSQTGWNLQYTSDERYCARVVTNEVQFYQSDNLSKVWNKLRVEGVIDFAVSPGKSQSVAVFVPERKGQPAAVKVFMVPQFGAPVSQKTFFKGDKVQLKWNASGTTLLVLAQTDVDRSGKSYYGETTLYLLGATGGFDSRVDLDKEGPIHDVTWSPNSREFGVVYGYMPAKTTIFNFRGVPQHSFALAPRNTISFSPHGRFVLVAGFGNLAGQMDIYDLEKNYFKIATVEASNASVCEWSPDGKYILTATTSPRLRVDNGVRLWHVSGALVYNEEMHELYDVFWRPQSTTQHPLGDPFHPLPTPHPSAVAYLSTRKAPVKPAGAYRPPGARGQLTPLAFKREDQGGATFIRDGANGGALNGLGKPRRREIPGADPVEEYLPPGAAPGGGVVLPPGADQPEKLSKSAARNKKKREAKKLKDGEDGQPARSPESHGDKGHHERSRSKANNSERKNANQANGASPASTKPNNNAAVEAAGTPTAQEKKIRGLLKKIRAIDELKMRLAGGEKLEDTQLKKIQTEESVRKELESLGFNG